From Camelina sativa cultivar DH55 chromosome 7, Cs, whole genome shotgun sequence, one genomic window encodes:
- the LOC109125392 gene encoding B3 domain-containing protein At2g33720-like encodes MAIKQEITESNHGYINNIFLTESFVRSDILRYLPVFEVLEEGPGLTVDVYDDDTSTMHIVVLMKWPDYPSYILLNGWHKDFVVRRALKAGDVVGIYWDPYGSKLHFCVLSRPTIKASSVSVPMGSASFTPRPAGP; translated from the coding sequence ATGGCCATCAAGCAGGAAATAACCGAAAGCAATCATGGCTAtatcaacaatatttttctaACCGAAAGCTTTGTACGTAGCGACATTCTGAGGTATCTCCCTGTGTTTGAAGTACTCGAAGAAGGCCCTGGCTTAACAGTCGACGTGTATGATGACGACACTTCTACTATGCACATCGTGGTTCTTATGAAATGGCCCGACTATCCAAGCTATATTCTCCTCAATGGATGGCATAAAGATTTTGTGGTGAGAAGAGCTTTGAAGGCAGGCGATGTGGTTGGAATATATTGGGATCCTTATGGTTCTAAGCTTcatttttgtgttctttctcgTCCGACGATAAAAGCTAGCTCAGTTTCCGTACCAATGGGTTCAGCATCATTTACTCCTCGTCCTGCAGGTCCATAG
- the LOC104704282 gene encoding DEAD-box ATP-dependent RNA helicase 21-like, giving the protein MTERDWRIFGEDFNISYKGSRVPRPMGSWEESKLTSELLKAVERAGYKKPSPIQMAAIPLGLQQRDVIGIAETGSGKTAAFVLPMLAYISRLPPMTEENETKGPYALVMAPTRELAQQIEEETVKLAHYLGFRVTKIVGGQSIEEQGLKLAQGCEIVIATPGRLIDCLERRYVVLNQCNYVVLDEADRIIDMGFELQVSEELDEKKIYRTTCMFSSATMPPGVERLARKYLRNPVVVTIGTADLISQHVIMMKESEKFFRLQTLLDELDDDKTAIVFVNTKKKADIIAKNLDMAGYFVTTLHGGKSQEQREISLEGFRAKIYNVLVATDVVTRGIDIPDVAHVINYDMPKHIEMYTHRIGRTGRAGKRGVATSFLTLHDTEVFYDLKQMLVQRNSSVPPELARHEASRFKPGTVPDIQTPKT; this is encoded by the exons ATGACTGAAAGGGATTGGCGTATCTTCGGGGAAGATTTCAATATCTCTTACAAGGGTTCGAGGGTTCCTCGTCCTATGGGGAGCTGGGAAGAGAGCAAGCTTACTTCTGAGCTTCTGAAAGCTGTGGAGAGAGCTGGATACAAGAAACCTTCTCCTATTCAAATGGCAGCTATACCACTTGGACTGCAACAGCGTGATGTTATCGGCATTGCAGAGACTGGTTCTGGTAAGACTGCTGCTTTTGTTTTGCCTATGTTAGCTTACATATCTAGATTGCCACCCATGACTGAAGAGAATGAGACTAAGGGACCTTATGCTTTGGTTATGGCCCCTACTAGGGAGCTTGCTCAGCAAATTGAGGAGGAAACTGTTAAGTTAGCCcattatttagggtttagggtgaCTAAAATTGTGGGTGGTCAGTCGATTGAGGAACAGGGGTTGAAGCTAGCACAAGGGTGTGAGATTGTGATTGCCACTCCGGGTCGTTTGATTGATTGCCTTGAGAGGCGGTATGTTGTGTTGAACCAGTGCAACTATGTGGTTCTTGATGAGGCTGATCGGATAATAGACATGGGTTTCGAGCTGCAAGTTTCAG aagagcttgatgaaaagaaaatttacagAACCACATGTATGTTCAGTAGTGCTACAATGCCTCCTGGGGTAGAACGGCTTGCTAGGAAGTACTTGAGGAACCCTGTTGTCGTCACCATTGGTACTGCAGATTTGATTTCGCAACACGTGATTATGATGAAAGAATCCGAAAAATTCTTCAGGTTGCAGACACTGCTCGATGAACTGGATGATGATAAGACTGCCATTGTGTTTGTTAACACCAAGAAAAAAGCAGACATTATTGCTAAGAATCTGGACATGGCTGGGTACTTTGTAACGACCTTACATGGTGGGAAATCACAAGAGCAGAGAGAAATCAGCTTAGAAGGTTTCAGAGCAAAGATATACAATGTTCTTGTTGCAACAGATGTTGTTACACGTGGAATTGATATTCCCGATGTGGCTCACGTCATAAACTACGATATGCCTAAACATATTGAGATGTATACACATCGTATCGGACGTACAGGGCGTGCTGGGAAGAGAGGTGTTGCGACTTCGTTCTTGACTCTTCATGATACCGAGGTCTTCTATGATCTGAAGCAGATGCTTGTTCAGAGAAACAGTTCGGTGCCTCCTGAGCTGGCGAGGCATGAAGCATCCAGATTCAAACCTGGTACAGTTCCTGATATACAGACCCCCAAGACATAG
- the LOC104704281 gene encoding B3 domain-containing protein At2g33720-like yields MDKSFVTLDLFPYDKPHDPKVACGPTANKQAEEKINLARMRFMTDILRYLPVFEVLEEGPGLTVDVYDDDTSTMHIVVLMKWPDYPSYILLNGWHKDFVVRRALKAGDVVGIYWDPYGSKLHFCVLSRPTIKASSVSVPMGSASFTPRPAGP; encoded by the exons ATGGATAAGAGTTTCGTCACCCTGGATCTGTTTCCGTATGACAAGCCACATGACCCCAAGGTTGCTTGTGGACCAACAGCCAATAAGCAAGCCGAAGAGAAAATAAACCTGGCGAGGATGAGGTTTATGAC CGACATTCTGAGGTATCTCCCTGTGTTTGAAGTACTCGAAGAAGGCCCTGGCTTAACAGTCGACGTGTATGATGACGACACTTCTACTATGCACATCGTGGTTCTTATGAAATGGCCCGACTATCCAAGCTATATTCTCCTCAATGGATGGCATAAAGATTTTGTGGTGAGAAGAGCTTTGAAGGCAGGCGATGTGGTTGGAATATATTGGGATCCTTATGGTTCTAAGCTTcatttttgtgttctttctcgTCCGACGATAAAAGCTAGCTCAGTTTCCGTACCAATGGGTTCAGCATCATTTACTCCTCGTCCTGCAGGTCCATAG
- the LOC104704280 gene encoding B3 domain-containing protein At2g33720-like, with product MMMMMMAPPSATSTTQHLVYGNSSENPKESSVSTTLCLSSCEHPKKRKRNHDDPAAKVSCSPSDNNYLTKKERQTKRMRNLSSEEERETDEWYGVSTELTLFKDPWILKKVLTPSDLGPLSRLLLHTRPIEDHIIKYLNKDDQIKVHQGIGITVDVYDHDTDSTFQLLLKRWTTLNGYVLNGGWRMHLVRKRCLRKGDEIGLFWDRFASRLHFRVLSRAKEP from the coding sequence atgatgatgatgatgatggctccACCCTCTGCTACATCGACTACTCAACACTTGGTCTACGGCAATTCATCTGAAAACCCTAAAGAGAGTTCGGTCTCCACCACTCTCTGTTTGTCGTCTTGTGAACACcctaagaagaggaagaggaaccaTGATGATCCGGCGGCCAAGGTTTCTTGCTCACCAAGCGACAACAACTacttaaccaaaaaagaaagacagaCTAAGCGAATGAGAAATCTCTcgagtgaagaagaaagggaaacGGACGAATGGTATGGTGTTTCAACAGAGCTAACACTCTTCAAAGATCCGTGGATCCTCAAGAAGGTACTAACCCCTAGCGATCTTGGCCCGCTTagccgtcttcttcttcatactcGCCCCATTGAGGACCACATCATCAAATACCTCAACAAGGATGACCAGATTAAGGTACACCAAGGGATAGGAATCACGGTCGATGTGTATGACCACGACACTGACTCGACGTTCCAGCTGCTTCTAAAGAGATGGACCACGTTGAATGGTTATGTTTTAAACGGTGGATGGCGTATGCATTTGGTTCGTAAGAGATGTTTGAGAAAAGGAGACGAAATTGGACTATTTTGGGATCGTTTTGCTTCGAGGCTCCACTTTCGTGTGCTTTCACGTGCAAAAGAACCCTAA